TCAGATATGTCTACAGAAAGACACATGAAAAGCAAGATAAACATAAGAACTTCCCCAGGTAAGATAACCACAAACACCCCCAACATCCCAGTTCACACAAACCAGGGCAGATAGACATTTACACAATATCACAGTCTGAAGAGTATGGAGTTAACTAAATTTAAACAATCCTGTCTATGACATcacttaaaatacaatttatcaaaGACACGAAGGGAATGTAGATGTTAGGAGCAAGGGGATATTACAAGAATGCAATTCAACACTTTAGCCCATTCTGAACAAAACAgtttgaattaaaaaatgaaaagattgtaCTGAATAAAGGAAAACTGTATACAACATGGGTTCTACAAAAAGTGTCACCAATCATCTTATGTACGAGAGCGAGATCTGCTATGACGGGGAGAATAGCGTGGTGATCCTCTGCTTCTCCTTGGGGAGTAACTGCGACTCCTGCTGTTGCTTCTGCTACGGCTTCTGCTACGACTACGGCTTCGAGATCGAGATCTTCCATAACTTGGACTTCTGGGCCCATCAACTTTAACCCGGATGTAGGCAGTTTCTCCCTATTGGATAGACAGAACTTTCCATTGAAAGATCTAAGCTTTCATCTATCTTCAGGCATGCTGAATGAATACAATGTAACTAAAACCAGAAATCTGGCAATTTACTTGGACACCCTTGCCTGAATCCTTACCTTGAAATTCCACTGTTAAGACCACTGTATCCAATTCTGGTCAAAAAAAAGAATACGTGTATAACCTACCTCATGAGATCTAAACTTAGTGTTATCCAGTTTTCGAACTGCATAGGTCATATCTTCTTTCCGTACAAACTCCACGACACCAGTGCCATCTCGGTAAACATCAGCATAACATACATCACCTGCTTCACGCATGTGATCCTTTAAATCCTGCCAACTTCCACTTGGAGGCAGTCCTgaaaaagtgatttatttttcttagaatcAATTATCTTAAATTTCACGTTAAGCTAGTAAGGTACGTTAGGACAAAGAGTACTTTAAAGTACTTAATAGGTGTACTTAAGTGATACCAGGTAAAGAGCTGTAAGATTCTGGAATCCAGAGTCCAAAATTATTTGTAACGATCTTCGTATCTAGTACCGCAACCTAATTTGATAAATCACCACAGCAGCAATCCTCGTTTATTAAATTCACCCAAAAACTAAAGCAATTTAAGACCTAGCATGAAAAATTTGCAATTATTAAACTGGTCACGCAAGAGAAAAATTTTAGGTAGTTTCCGTCCCTTCACATCAATCCACACAACCAGTACACTCACCAGAGACAACCACTCTGTTTTCAGACCGCCTGGATGGGGGGCCATAGCGACCTCGGGGAGCTCCGCCACCTCCACCCCCGCCGCCGCCTCGGCCTGTTCCACGGCCGCTTCGAGGAAACTCCACCCGCAGACGGTACCCATCGTAATCATAGCCGTCGCGACCATACACCGCGTCTTCCGCGTCTCTGCGGGATCGCAGAAGGTAAAAGGCATGAGAAAGACCAGGAGGAGAAGCTCGCTCACTCGGGAACCAGCAAACCCCCCGCACATGCGCACCCAACG
The sequence above is drawn from the Symphalangus syndactylus isolate Jambi chromosome 20, NHGRI_mSymSyn1-v2.1_pri, whole genome shotgun sequence genome and encodes:
- the SRSF1 gene encoding serine/arginine-rich splicing factor 1 isoform X3; the encoded protein is MSGGGVIRGPAGNNDCRIYVGNLPPDIRTKDIEDVFYKYGAIRDIDLKNRRGGPPFAFVEFEDPRDAEDAVYGRDGYDYDGYRLRVEFPRSGRGTGRGGGGGGGGGAPRGRYGPPSRRSENRVVVSGLPPSGSWQDLKDHMREAGDVCYADVYRDGTGVVEFVRKEDMTYAVRKLDNTKFRSHETYLKRWIKNALD
- the SRSF1 gene encoding serine/arginine-rich splicing factor 1 isoform X1; this encodes MSGGGVIRGPAGNNDCRIYVGNLPPDIRTKDIEDVFYKYGAIRDIDLKNRRGGPPFAFVEFEDPRDAEDAVYGRDGYDYDGYRLRVEFPRSGRGTGRGGGGGGGGGAPRGRYGPPSRRSENRVVVSGLPPSGSWQDLKDHMREAGDVCYADVYRDGTGVVEFVRKEDMTYAVRKLDNTKFRSHEFCLSNREKLPTSGLKLMGPEVQVMEDLDLEAVVVAEAVAEATAGVAVTPQGEAEDHHAILPVIADLALVHKMIGDTFCRTHVVYSFPLFSTIFSFFNSNCFVQNGLKC
- the SRSF1 gene encoding serine/arginine-rich splicing factor 1 isoform X2, with amino-acid sequence MSGGGVIRGPAGNNDCRIYVGNLPPDIRTKDIEDVFYKYGAIRDIDLKNRRGGPPFAFVEFEDPRDAEDAVYGRDGYDYDGYRLRVEFPRSGRGTGRGGGGGGGGGAPRGRYGPPSRRSENRVVVSGLPPSGSWQDLKDHMREAGDVCYADVYRDGTGVVEFVRKEDMTYAVRKLDNTKFRSHEGETAYIRVKVDGPRSPSYGRSRSRSRSRSRSRSRSNSRSRSYSPRRSRGSPRYSPRHSRSRSHISEEMD